CTCATCCCTTCCCCGATTTAATCGGGGATCTACTCAAGACAGGCTCTGAGTCCGATCGAAGGATGGACGCTCAGGACAAGTTCATTATATAAATCACATCATTAATACTAAAACTATCTCCCGCCGGTAAGCCTGGCCCGGCCGCGCAGGGTAGGACCACCATTTCCCACACGAAGAGCCTGCATAGGGACACCCTTTCCGCAGTTAGGCATGGGGAAAAGCCTAAAATCGTTTCCCACGGCATCTATGCTCATGAGATAATCCCTCGAATCGGAGGTCATTCCCCCGCTTCTGTATAGCTTCACCAGCTCACCCTTCTCGACCTTATACACCCGTCTTGCCGATATGCTGAAATTCTCCCGGGATTCTCCGATGGAAGGTGTATGATGTGACACCAGGTAATATCCGTCGTCGACTTCCCTAATTATGTCGTCCGGATTCCTGTCACCCGGGGCGAACACGGTGTTGGTCATTCTCACCAGCGGAACAAAGTAGCTATGGGTGGCACGCATGGCGCCGTTTGGCTCCTCGTCCAGTATCACCGCGGTTTCCCGGCTGTTCAAAAATCCCTTGAATATCCCCTTGTCGATATGAACTACCCTCTTTCCCAAGACCCCCTCTCCATCGTATTTATAGTTTCCATAACCCGGAAGCGACGTATCGGAATACGCCGTTACCAGGTCGGAAGCTACCTTCTTGCCCACCTGGTTATTTTCCAGGCTCTTTAGCAGCCAGCTCCTTCCGGCGTATGCTGTCTCCATCTTGAGCGCCCTGTCCGCTTCCACCGGGTGGCCGATAATCTCGTGCACGAGAAGCGCATTGAAATGCGGGTCGGTGACCACCACCGCTTCTTTTGCAGTTGAGTTGAGAACTTCGGCCTTGGAGAGCTCTATTGTTTCATTCCCCAGGTCTACTGCAAACTCATGTAGGGTCCTACCAAAAGGATTTTCTCCATGAATCGCTTCCCATCCGCATCTGGCTCCAAGGTGGTCATAGTTAGCCTCGTCTCCGACGACGACATAAACAAACCCTTCGGTGAGTGGGAAGGTCTGGTCGATCAGTGCCCCTTCGGACGACACAAAAAGCTCTCTTACCAGCGAGGTAGTAACGTGAACCAGATTATAGCCACCTGAATCATAAAGCTTTTCAATGGACTCGGATGCTCCGACTGCTTCTCTCACTATGCACTCGAGCGTTACGCTTCTGGGGTCATCCTTGAATGGGATAACCACCGTATCGTTGTGAACTTCAACCGGGGCGAGTATGGTGCTGTGTATCGATTCTCCAAGCTCTCCAAACACACCCTTCATCTCCGCTTTGTACGAAGCGTTTGCCAGCGCTCGTTTCCAGGCATGTCTTACCCCTTTCCTTATCACATCATCCAGTCTTCTCAGGTCAGAAGTGCCCAGATGAGAGGCAAAGTAGCCGGAGGCTTTAAGCCTGTCGCCGGCGATGGACCTTACGCTGAAAGACATCTGCCGTTCTTCTCTCCCTTCCCTTGGAGCGCCCTTTTGAGCCACGGCAAACCTGGTCTCATTCACCCCTATCCTCACATCTATGTAGTGACAGTTATCCAGGTTTATTTGAGATTCCAGGACCATTTCGGAAACCAGGACTTTTATCCGTTCGATTAAATCAACGCCGATTAGGCCTGACATTGGGGATGCCTCCTAGCAGTTTGGGTATGGAAATGAACCGTCCTGCGGTAAGCCGCAAAGTATCCGAGAATTTCCCCTCCCTTGACGGGAGGGGATTCAGCCCATGAGATATGAAGTTATCTCACGGGCTAATGGGAAGGGTGAATCACCCCCACCTTAAGCTCTTATTTCCATTTGATGCATGTGGTTCCCTGAACCCCCCTCGATAACTACCTCAGATCCCACTGTGCATCAAATACTACGCCCCACCATGAGGGAGGATAGGTAATGAAACCTTCTGGCAAACCACAGGTAATCTCAAGTTAAATTCAATATAAAACAGCAAGCGTGAAGGAGTTAATAATAACATGAAAGTAAGTGAACGAGCCAAAACGCTAAACTGCTCTCAGTTGTTTCCT
This genomic stretch from Thermodesulfobacteriota bacterium harbors:
- a CDS encoding TldD/PmbA family protein; the encoded protein is MSGLIGVDLIERIKVLVSEMVLESQINLDNCHYIDVRIGVNETRFAVAQKGAPREGREERQMSFSVRSIAGDRLKASGYFASHLGTSDLRRLDDVIRKGVRHAWKRALANASYKAEMKGVFGELGESIHSTILAPVEVHNDTVVIPFKDDPRSVTLECIVREAVGASESIEKLYDSGGYNLVHVTTSLVRELFVSSEGALIDQTFPLTEGFVYVVVGDEANYDHLGARCGWEAIHGENPFGRTLHEFAVDLGNETIELSKAEVLNSTAKEAVVVTDPHFNALLVHEIIGHPVEADRALKMETAYAGRSWLLKSLENNQVGKKVASDLVTAYSDTSLPGYGNYKYDGEGVLGKRVVHIDKGIFKGFLNSRETAVILDEEPNGAMRATHSYFVPLVRMTNTVFAPGDRNPDDIIREVDDGYYLVSHHTPSIGESRENFSISARRVYKVEKGELVKLYRSGGMTSDSRDYLMSIDAVGNDFRLFPMPNCGKGVPMQALRVGNGGPTLRGRARLTGGR